From the Pedobacter cryoconitis genome, one window contains:
- the dinB gene encoding DNA polymerase IV, which yields MDNNKHNIIHMDQDAFFVSVEVRKDPTLAGKPVIIGGTSDRGVVASCSYEARKYGVHSAMPSKMAKQLCPHAIFVKGNMDAYSKASLEITDIIREMVPLFEKASIDEHYIDMTGMDRFYGCMQYAHEIREKIIKELHLPISFGLSVNKTVAKMATNECKPAGEKNVVQADVQPFLNPLSIRKIPGLGEKTFIKLSDMGIKKIYTLSQVHPEQMQKLLGKNGLSLLEKSKGIDHSPVIPYVEQKSIGTQCTFKADTIDVNLLNNLLTSMVIDIAYQLREKKKLTACITVTIRYSNFEDVTKQATIPYTSLDSVLIEKAKDLFRQVYQKRMLLRLIGVRFSNLVTGFEQIDLYSESNEQYDLVQALDKIKRRFGQKAVTRASIMDLDI from the coding sequence ATGGACAACAATAAACACAATATCATCCATATGGATCAGGATGCTTTTTTTGTTTCTGTAGAAGTCCGCAAAGACCCAACGTTAGCAGGAAAGCCCGTTATAATTGGTGGGACTTCTGATAGAGGAGTTGTCGCCTCATGTAGTTATGAAGCAAGAAAATATGGGGTACATTCGGCTATGCCATCAAAAATGGCCAAACAACTGTGTCCACACGCCATTTTTGTAAAAGGCAACATGGATGCGTATTCTAAGGCTTCTCTTGAAATCACAGATATAATACGTGAAATGGTGCCGCTGTTTGAAAAGGCTAGTATAGATGAACATTATATAGATATGACAGGAATGGATCGGTTTTATGGGTGCATGCAATATGCCCATGAAATACGGGAGAAGATCATCAAGGAGCTTCATTTGCCGATTTCTTTTGGTCTTTCTGTCAATAAAACTGTAGCTAAAATGGCTACAAATGAGTGTAAGCCAGCAGGTGAAAAAAATGTTGTTCAAGCTGATGTGCAACCCTTTCTTAACCCGTTGTCTATTCGCAAAATTCCGGGATTAGGTGAAAAGACATTTATCAAGTTGAGTGACATGGGCATAAAGAAAATATACACCCTTTCTCAAGTGCATCCCGAACAAATGCAAAAGTTACTTGGTAAGAATGGTTTATCTCTGCTTGAAAAGTCAAAAGGAATTGACCATTCCCCAGTTATTCCCTATGTAGAACAAAAGTCTATTGGGACACAGTGTACTTTCAAAGCTGATACCATTGATGTGAACTTACTCAATAACCTGCTTACTTCTATGGTTATTGACATTGCCTATCAATTGCGTGAAAAAAAGAAACTAACCGCTTGCATAACAGTAACTATAAGGTATTCCAATTTTGAGGATGTGACCAAACAGGCTACTATCCCATATACTTCGCTAGATAGCGTTTTAATAGAAAAAGCTAAAGACCTGTTTCGGCAGGTTTATCAAAAAAGAATGTTATTACGTCTGATTGGTGTACGCTTTTCAAACCTGGTTACGGGGTTTGAGCAAATTGATTTATATAGTGAGTCAAATGAGCAATATGATTTAGTACAGGCGTTGGATAAAATCAAACGCAGATTTGGTCAAAAAGCAGTAACCAGGGCTTCAATAATGGACTTAGATATTTAA